The Enterobacter huaxiensis sequence GGGCATCCAGCTGCGCGGCTGTCAGTACCAGGCGCTCGCACGTTGGGTTAGTTCGCACCAGCATGGCGCGGAAATTTTCATAATGTTCGTTTGAGACCAGGCACGCTGGCCACTCGCCCGGCGCAGGCTGGCCCTCAGAAACCTCCACCAGCCGGCTTTTACGGATGGCGCGCACGCGGTCGATATCGCATTCGAGCGTTGGGCCGCCGTCGAAGATGTCGACGTAGTTCCGGTAGCGGAACCCTTCTTTTTCAAGCACCGCGCGCGCGGGTGCCGTTTGCGGATGCACCTCACCGATCACCGCCTGCGCCTGCGGAGTGAGGAAATGGGTATAGATAGGATGTTTCGGCATCAGCTCGGCGATAAACGCTTTTTGCCCGGTGCCGCAGAGATAATCCGCCCGGCTGAACTCCATGGAGAAGAACCGCTCGCCGAGGCTTTCCCAGAACGGGGAGTAGCCCGTCTCATCAATAACGCCGCGCATCTCGGCGACCACTTTTTCATTAAAGCGATCGCGGAAGGCGGCCATAAACATAAAGCGCGATTTCGAGAGCAGGTAGCCGTTGCCCTCCCTGCGCC is a genomic window containing:
- the astA gene encoding arginine N-succinyltransferase, which translates into the protein MMVIRPVERGDLAGLMQLAGKTGGGLTSLPADETTLSARIERALQTWQGTLPKSEQGYVFVLEETDTGTVAGICAIEVAVGLNDPWYNYRVGTMVHASKELNVYNALPTLFLCNDHTGASELCTLFLDPEWRREGNGYLLSKSRFMFMAAFRDRFNEKVVAEMRGVIDETGYSPFWESLGERFFSMEFSRADYLCGTGQKAFIAELMPKHPIYTHFLTPQAQAVIGEVHPQTAPARAVLEKEGFRYRNYVDIFDGGPTLECDIDRVRAIRKSRLVEVSEGQPAPGEWPACLVSNEHYENFRAMLVRTNPTCERLVLTAAQLDALKCHAGDTVRMVRLCPEEKTA